In Candidatus Sulfotelmatobacter sp., the genomic window CCTCCGGCATCTGGGGCTGGATCACCACCGTCGATCACAAGCGGATCGGCGCGCTCTACGGCATCACCGCCTTCAGTTTCTTTCTGATTGGCGGGCTCGAAGCTCTGGTCATCCGCCTGCAGCTGATGAAGCCCGGGAATCAGCTGGTCAATCCCGACTTCTACAACCAGCTCTTCACCATGCACGCGACCACCATGATCTTCCTCGCCGTGATGCCGCTGTCGGCGAGCTTCTTCAATTTCCTGGTGCCGCTGATGATCGGCGCGCGCGATGTCGCGTTCCCGCGGCTCAATGCCTTCAGCTACTGGGTGTTCCTGTTCGGCGCGCTGTTCCTCAATCTGAGCTTCTTCCTGGGCGGCGCACCCAATGTCGGTTGGTTCGGCTACTCGAACCTGACCTCGAGTCAGTACTCGCCGGGCCACGGCGTGGACTACTGGGCGGTCGGGCTCCAGATCCTCGGCATCGCCTCGCTGGCCGCGGCGTTCAACTTCATCGTGACGATCATCAACCTGCGCGCGCCGGGCATGAAGCTGATGCGCATGCCGCCATTCGTCTGGATGACGCTGGTCACCTCGTTCCTGATCATCCTGGCGTTCCCGGTGATCACGGTGGCGCTGGTGTTCCTGCTGTTCGACCGGTTCATCGGAACCAACTTCTTCATTCCGACCGCCGGAGCCGATCCACTGCTGTGGCAGCACCTCTTCTGGCTGTTCGGGCACCCCGAGGTCTACATCCTGATCCTGCCCGCGATGGGCATCATCTCCGAGGTGTTGCCCACCTTCTCGCGCAAGCCGCTGTTCGGCTATCCGGTGGTGGTGTACTCGGGGATCTTCATCGGGTTCATGGGCTGGGGCGTCTGGAGCCACCACATGTTCGCGGTGGGCCTGGGGCCGATGGCCGACTCGTTCTTCGCGCTCACCACCATGTTGATCGCCATCCCAACGGGCGTGAAGATCTTCAACTGGATCGGCACGCTCTGGGGCGGGAAGCTCGATCTCAAGACCGCCATGCTGTTCGCGATCGGTTTCATCGTCACCTTCACGATGGGCGGCCTGTCGGGATTCATGCACGCGTCGCCGCCCGCCGACCTGCAGCAGACCGACACGTACTTCGTCGTGGCCCACATCCATTACGTGCTGTTCGGCGGCGCGATCATGGGCATCTTCGCCGGCATTTATTACTGGTATCCCAAGATGACCGGCCGGCGCATGAACGAGACGCTGGGCAAGTGGCACTTCTGGACGCAGATGATCGCGATGAACGTGACGTTCTTCCCGATGCACTTCGTCGGCCTGCTCGGCATGCCGCGCCGCGTCTACACCTACGCGCCCAACATGGGATTCGACGGTTACAACCTGCTCTCGACGATCGGCGCGCTGGCGCTGGCGCCCTCGATCCTGATCTTCATCTGGAACTTCCTGAGCAGTCTCAAGAACGGTGAACCGGCCGGCAACGATCCCTGGGGAGGCGCCTCGCTCGAGTGGGCGATCCCGTCGCCGCCGCCCGCCTACAACTTCGGCAGCGTGCCGGTCGTGCACAGCCTCGATCCGCTGTGGCACAAGGAGAGCCGCGAGGCGGCGCTCCGCAGCAACGAGGTGCACGGCCACATTCACATGCCGCCGAACTCGTTCTGGCCGATCGTCAGCGCCTTCGGGATGGGCTTCCTGATGGCCGGCATGGTCTGGGGTTGGGCGTTCGGCATTCCCGGGCTGGTGATCATGCTGGTGGGCTTGTATTCCTGGGCGTTCGAGCCCTGCACCTGAGCCGCACCGACGCGGAACGGAAGGAGACGCATTTGGCAGTCGCCGCTCACGCTCCCGAGGCGCACCCGACGTCCACCGGCCTGAACAGCCGGAAAATGCTGTTCTGGGCGTTCCTCGGCTCGGAATGCATGTTCTTCGGCTCGCTGATCGCCACCTATCTGGTGTACCGCGGACGCGATCAGGTCGGGCCGCACCCCCACGAGATCTTCAACATTCCCTTCACGTCGTTCAGCGCCTTCGTGCTGCTGATGAGCAGTCTCACCATGGTGCTCGCGTTGGCCGCCGTCCAGCGCGGGAATCCGCGCGGCACCAGGATCTGGCTGGCCGCCACTGCCCTGCTCGGCATGACCTTCGTGGCTGGCCAGTGCTTCGAGTTCACCGAGTTCTTCTTCAAGGGCCTGAAGCTCCAGACCAATCTCTTCGGCTGCACGTTCTTCGTGCTCACCGGCTTCCACGGCACGCACGTGACGGTCGGAGTGATCTGGCTGTGGACGCTGTTCATGATGGCGGTGAAGGGCAAGCTCGGTCAGGAACGCTCGCTCGACGTGGAAATCGCCGGACTCTACTGGCACTTCGTCGACGTGGTGTGGATCGCGATCTTCACGCTCGTCTACCTGATTCAGTAGGAGAGGCACGCATGTCCGATCACGAAGGCTCGCCGGCGCACGACGCTCCTCACCCGGTGGAGCATGCCCATCCGGGAGCGCGCGAGTACCTGGGCATCGCCGCGATCCTGACCGTGATCACGGCGATCGAGGTGGCGGTGTTCTACATCCCGGCCATGAGGCCGGTGATGGTGCCGGTGCTGTTGTCGCTTTCGGCGCTCAAGTTCGGCCTGGTGGCGATGTGGTACATGCATCTCAAGTTCGACAATCGGCTGTTCACCTGGCTGTTCCTGACCGGCATGGTGGTCGCAATCTTCGTGATTCTCGCCCTGCTCAAGCTCTTCGGACACTGGTAGGCGGGCGGCGAGCCGCGAAAGCTCGAAAAACGCATCGAGCCCCGGAAGCGCGCGGCGCCTCCGGGGCTCCAAATTGGTAGCGGGGGCTGGATTTGAACCAGCGACCTTCGGGTTATGAGCCCGACGAGCTACCAGGCTGCTCCACCCCGCATCAGTGGCGCGCACTCTAGTGACGGCTCGCGCGCGCTGTCAAGTGCTCGGCCCGCGGCTCGCGAGTCGCCGTGCGGTTCCGGTTGCGTGAGGCGCGAACCGTCGTTATTCTGCCCGCTTCCAACCGGGATGAGCGGAACATCGGACCAGGAAACCACCCCGATCGCGGGAGGAGTTCATTGATTCGCCGCCACACTGGCGCGGCCCTGGCCCTGGCCGCCATCCTTGGAACCCTCATTCCCGTCTCCACAGCCCACGCCGCGGCCATCATCCACCGCTTCAACCTCGAGCTCGGCGGCGGATTCACGACGGTCCAGGCCGACAACTTCAACAAGCAGCTCGACTACACCAACCTGTTCCTCGAGGCGCGCGGCAACCAGGGCCTCGATCACATCACCTATTCGTTCGTCTACGACATCGGCCTCCGGTTCTTCGTGAAGCCGAGTTTCGCGCTTCGCGCCGGGGTCGGCCAGCTGCGGAACCAGACCGAGCAGGAGTACCTGCCGGCAATCCATCAGGACATCCACATCCGCGCCGAGATCCTGTCGGTGCCGATCTTCGTGGGTGGCGACTACTATTTCGCCCCCTACAACCAGGGTGACTTCCAGGCGCGCGCGTTCCTCGGCGGTGGACTCTTGAGCCAGGTCACCAATCGCGTGACCTACCAGTCCTTCGAGAGCGGAACCGACAACACCACGACGATCTTCGGCACGTTCGTCACCAACGCGCAGCGCGACTCTCCGGGCTGGTACGCGGAATTCGGCGTGCACATGTTCTTTGCGCTGCGTTACTCGGTCGTCTTGAACGGTTTCTACCGCAGCTCACGGATGAACGCGCTCTATTACTCCGCCAGCAAGCAACCGTTCCTGAATCCGAGCGACGGCAAACCCTTCGACCTGGATCTCACCGGGATGGGCGCGCGCGGCGCCCTGTGCATCGGCTTCTGAGTCGCAGCGAATCAGGCGATCGCCGCGTCGAACGGATCGAGCCGCGCCGCGAAGTATCCTGGCGGACGCCTCTCGCTCGCCTCGATCCATCCGCCTGGTTCTCGGCTGATTCTCCGCGACTCGGCCTCGACTAGCGCTCCGCCGAGTCGGTCTTCGCGACGCTGCGAATGCGGTAGATGATTTCGCCGGGCCGCGCCATGCCGGTACGCTCGCGCAATACGCGCTCGGCCTGCTCGCGGCTGGTCTCGGGGTTGTCGAGCTGCGACTCGAGCCGCGCCACCGATTCCTGCGTGCGGCGGAGATCCGACTCGGCGCGGACGTTGTCGCGTGAGAGGCGCCAGATGCGCCACAGACTGTGATCGCTCAGGAGTCCGATCCACACCATCCACAATGCGAGCGCGATCCAGCCCCAGCGGAGCTTGCGGCGAATGGGATCATCGGGCGGTGCGTAACGTGAGAGCCGGTAGCGGCGGAGCCGCGTGCCGATGTCCTG contains:
- a CDS encoding cytochrome C oxidase subunit IV family protein, whose amino-acid sequence is MSDHEGSPAHDAPHPVEHAHPGAREYLGIAAILTVITAIEVAVFYIPAMRPVMVPVLLSLSALKFGLVAMWYMHLKFDNRLFTWLFLTGMVVAIFVILALLKLFGHW
- a CDS encoding septum formation initiator family protein — translated: MQDIGTRLRRYRLSRYAPPDDPIRRKLRWGWIALALWMVWIGLLSDHSLWRIWRLSRDNVRAESDLRRTQESVARLESQLDNPETSREQAERVLRERTGMARPGEIIYRIRSVAKTDSAER
- a CDS encoding cytochrome c oxidase subunit 3, giving the protein MAVAAHAPEAHPTSTGLNSRKMLFWAFLGSECMFFGSLIATYLVYRGRDQVGPHPHEIFNIPFTSFSAFVLLMSSLTMVLALAAVQRGNPRGTRIWLAATALLGMTFVAGQCFEFTEFFFKGLKLQTNLFGCTFFVLTGFHGTHVTVGVIWLWTLFMMAVKGKLGQERSLDVEIAGLYWHFVDVVWIAIFTLVYLIQ
- the ctaD gene encoding cytochrome c oxidase subunit I; translation: MATTTVTAHAPAEAHAPSGIWGWITTVDHKRIGALYGITAFSFFLIGGLEALVIRLQLMKPGNQLVNPDFYNQLFTMHATTMIFLAVMPLSASFFNFLVPLMIGARDVAFPRLNAFSYWVFLFGALFLNLSFFLGGAPNVGWFGYSNLTSSQYSPGHGVDYWAVGLQILGIASLAAAFNFIVTIINLRAPGMKLMRMPPFVWMTLVTSFLIILAFPVITVALVFLLFDRFIGTNFFIPTAGADPLLWQHLFWLFGHPEVYILILPAMGIISEVLPTFSRKPLFGYPVVVYSGIFIGFMGWGVWSHHMFAVGLGPMADSFFALTTMLIAIPTGVKIFNWIGTLWGGKLDLKTAMLFAIGFIVTFTMGGLSGFMHASPPADLQQTDTYFVVAHIHYVLFGGAIMGIFAGIYYWYPKMTGRRMNETLGKWHFWTQMIAMNVTFFPMHFVGLLGMPRRVYTYAPNMGFDGYNLLSTIGALALAPSILIFIWNFLSSLKNGEPAGNDPWGGASLEWAIPSPPPAYNFGSVPVVHSLDPLWHKESREAALRSNEVHGHIHMPPNSFWPIVSAFGMGFLMAGMVWGWAFGIPGLVIMLVGLYSWAFEPCT